Genomic DNA from Chelonia mydas isolate rCheMyd1 chromosome 6, rCheMyd1.pri.v2, whole genome shotgun sequence:
CCTGCAACCGggcaatgccttgctgaagtggcTTCCACCTGGGGCACTCACAAACAACCCTCAAGCGTGCAAACCCTGAGCAtttgtgtgtaactgcagcctggccAGGAATAGTTGGGTTACACTCAGGCTCTCACCACtctgggttatactgcagggtgaccccaacacactccccaCTCTTCGATTTCCCTCCCGAAATGTACGTCCTGTGCTGCTCAGTCcgctcctggacaatacaagctacAAGCTAATATGCATGCAACTCTCAGACACTtctatttaaacacactggataagataaaacaataaaacaaagtgTACTGAATACAAAGATAGATTTTCAATGAGTGCAAATGAGAAGGCATAGAAGTCAgacatggttacaagaaaaataaagctagAGTGCAACTTCTGCCTAAGTTAACAAATAAtgtgaaattcaaagcaaaagtttcctcaccacatgctttcTGAAGACTTACTTATCAAACTTCTTACGTCAGGACCCCTCTCCCACTCAAATGGCTGCTTCATTTCTCCCTTCAGATGCAGTGAATcaatgggaagagagagagaggggggaggggggaaagggggagagggagagggagagagagagagagagagagagagagagagagagagagagagagagagcggtgACTTGGGAtgtctgccccttctttttatagttctATCCCCCTTTGACAAACATTTCCACCTGGTTACCGGAAGAGAAAAAATCTTTgtagaaggatgttccctgctgctttttcctcacctgtttgggctacctttgtttcccttcctgcttaatGACTCTGGTTACTGTTTAGATACAAAACTAACCAGTGTACACATTTCTTTGTTGAAGTGAGACAAGTTTGCCAgcctcagtttggaacatgtatTAATAACATGATACAGTgtaatcttataacttcacatacattatcaaaaaatgtattaatatttgcaATGAGAGCATGAGTATTTCTAGTTGACTCATAGATTTATTTATCATCTTAAACTGAGCACTGTGTGCAGATAATATGCATAAAGAGGGATAGTTTTGTGAACCGCAGAAGTCCGTAGCATGCTGTGGTTTCCTCCTGAGCTCCTCTGGTCATCATGTGATCTCCATCAAGCAAAATGAGTGAACCTATCttttcaattctgaagcacttagaggagaggaaagtgatcacgAACAGTTAGCATGgcttcaccaagggcaagtcatgcctgatgaatctaattgccttctatgatgagataactggctctgtggatgagcggaaagcagtggacgtgttgttctttgactttGGCAGGggttttgacatggtctcccacagtattcttgacagcaagttaaagaagtatgggctggatgaatggactataaggtggatagaaagtcgGCTAGATGGTCGGGCTCAATGGggagtgatcagtggctccatttctagttggcagccagtatcaagtggagtgccccaagggtcggtccttgggccagttttgttcagtatcttcataaatgatctggaggatggtgtggattgcactctcagcaagtttgcagatgacactaaactggcaggagaggtagatatgctggagggtagggataggatgcagagggccctagacaaattagaggattgggccaaaagaaatctgatgaggttcaacaagcacaagtgcaaagtcctgcacttaggacggaagaatcccatgcaccgctacagactagggaccaaatggctcggcagcagttctgcagaaaaggacctaggggttacagtggacgagaagctggatatgagtcaacagtgtgccattgttgccaagaaggccaatggcattttgggctgtataagtagaggcattgccagcagatcaagggacgtgatcattcccctctattcgatatcggtgaggcctcatctggagtactgtgtccaattttgggctccacactacaagaaggatgtggaaaaattggaaaacgtccagcggagggcaacaaaaatgattaggggactggaacacatgacttatgaggagaggctgagggaactgggattgtttagtctgcggaagagaagaatgaagggggatttgatagctgctttcaactccctgaaagggggttccaaagaggatggttctagactattctcagtggtagaagatgacaggacaaggagtaatggtctcaagttgcagtgggggaggtttaggttggatattaggaaaaactttttcactaggagggtggtgaagcactggagtgggttacttagggaggtggtggaatctccttccttagaggtttttgaggtcaggcttggcaaagccctggctgggatgatttagttggggattggtcctgctttgagcaggggggtggactagatgacacCCTGAGGTCCCttaaaccctgatattctatgattctgtgattctacttTGGGGAGTAACCTAGCAATGGAAGAATGTAGGATACCATGGTGATTGGCATGCTATAAATAGCGAGATAATCTGGAGCACTCTTACATATTTACAGGTTTTACATTCCACCTACTGGGGCCAGGACAATGAGGTTACTCTGAAACCACGAATAACTGAGAAGATATCAGCCACAGCAGCAAACAATTAGTAGGTTTCAGCTGTATCTAACTTTCTGGTCCTTTGATTCCAAATTTGTTGCtaaggctggttgaaaatttttcttgagaagtttttttttttataggaaaTTGGATTTTCCAGTAAACTATTTTTTCCAAGAAATTATCTTTTCCCTGGAAATTATAAGCTTTCCATCAAAATACCAAACTCCCCTCCTCCCTAAAACATGGCTGTGGGACTTTGGTGATGTTCCAGGGCAGTTCAGCAAGAGGAGAGACCATCATTAATCATGGGGGATGTAGTCCAGCCTTGGAGCCTGGCGCATGGAAGAGATTGGTGGTGTGTGGTATCTGAGGAACGCCCGTGGTACTTCCAAGTCGAAATATTAAGTTTTTAGTTAATAGATTTTGGtctccacaaaagaaaaaaaccctttgtggATCAGCTCTACACAGTACCCTGCTTGCACTGAAAACAGCAGGATGAAATATACCCCAAACCTCATACTCTGTAACTCTGGTAGAAATTGCATCAGTTTAATTACACAGGAAGAAAGAGTAGGTCAAATTAATCCCCAGGGCACCAATTATGCGAGGGTAGCTTTGGTTCACTGAATGCATTAATTAGGTGTTGTGTCTCTCTCAGCTCAGGTATTCCCAGTTGCTTCTGGAATCATGTCCCATCGATCACACATCTCAGTATAAAACTTCCCGAGTGGTCCAAAGAGGCAGTTTCTGTCAATGAGGAAACATGAAacatctctctctgtcttctcAGCAGGTACGTGCTATTGTCCTGAATTACAGTCACACACAAAGACGCAGACACCATGGGGATCAGCAGGTACTGAATTCCAGAGCTCCAGCACGAAAAGCCTCAACCCCAACTCCGACCCCTTCAGCTAAAGGAGCGACATCCTTGGTTGGAAAAAATAGGCAATTACCTAGTCACTGAAGCCAGGGCTTCCCATGATGTCTTTGGGTTTTCATACAGTCTCCAGTAAATGCCAAAAAGCTTAATTAGCAGAGTAAGCAAGTTTACCCCAAACGGACATGCCAAGCCACAGAGCTCCCCTTGCCCAAAGAGGGTGGAAAGGTTGGCACTCCTTTACTCTCACCCCTTCTTTAGCTAAGGAATAATCCTTTCATACTGATTCTCTCACAGCAGAGTCACAAGTCACTACTTGTTGCTCGGATTTGTGAACAGGAGTGTTTGTTTGGGGGGCATGATTAACCTGCCTGTCATTGTATTTGCACAGCGTGTGCATTTTATAGAACACCTGGAATGACCAGCTGTGAACATCTGGCTCTGTGGACTAAGCCCTTCCCTGAGTGGGTACTGATGTCCATTGAGAAACTCATCTCCATTTATCTTCCCTTACTTCAttacagagaagggacaggatTTCCGCACCATCCACCGGCCCATAGCTCTGCAGCAGCCTGATCTCTGTTCAGAGGAGATGGAAGAGGGAAATCACTCGGAGGTGACTGAATTCATTCTCTCAGGACTGACAGATCGTCCGGAGCTGCAGATCCCCATGTTTGTGGTGTTCCTACTGATTTACGGTATCACCCTGGTAGGAAATGGGGGGATGATCTTGTTAATCTCAATTGATCCCCGActccacacccccatgtactttttcctcaggaatttgtctttctgtgacctctgcatTTCCTTGATAATTTCCCCTCCGATGCTGCTGAATTTCTCTGTCAAGAGGAAACACATTTCTTTCACTGCCTGCACTGTGCAGATgcatctctctttcttttttggaGTTGTTGAGTGCCTCTTGCTGGTTGTGATGGCATATGACCGTTATGTGGCCATCTGTAACCCTCTGCTCTATACGGTCACCATGTGTAGGCAGCTTTGTAAACAGCTGGTGGCTGGGGTGTACACTGTGGGGGTGGTGGATTTAATGATATACATGTGTTGTACatttcagctgtcattctgcagctcCAACATCATCAAtcatttcttctgtgacatcCTCCCACTGTTGGCGCTCTCCTGTTCTGACACCCACGTCAATGAGATTGTGCTGTTTGCTTTCATGAGCTGCATTGCAGTGAGCAGCTTTGTGACTGTCCTCCTCTCCTATGTCTATATCATCTCCACCATCCTGCAGATCCGCTCTGCTGAGGGCCGGcacaaagccttctccacctgcagtTTCCATTTGACCTCAGTCGTCCTGTATTTTGGCACCCTCTTCTTCATGTATTTACGTTCCACCTCCAGCTATTCCATGGACACGGACAAAGTGACCTCAGTGTTTTACACGCTGGTGATCCCCATGTTGAACCCcttcatctacagcctgaggaacacGGAGGTGAAGGACGCCCTGAGGAAAGCAATGAATAAACTCCTAACCAATTCTTGAATCTGTTTAACTCAGGACTGGTTTACTGATGGGGAGTGGAAACAGGTGAATTCAGTTCCCAGCCCATTACAAAGTAATTTTTCAGAGCCCGTGGGAGTATTTTTCTTTATTGTACTGTTGttagttttattaatttttttgtattCCTACAAGGTCTgcaggccccaactgagatcagtgtACAAAACATGGGAAGCATCACATGGCCAGGGAGAGAGAATGATTTTATAAATGGGTGGCTAGAGGCATCCACCTTGAGGGTGAAATGTTCAATTTCATGTCTCAGGACATTGGGTAGAAGTTCCAAAgcggtttctgtgacccaacctgttaCACAGAATTTAGGAATAAAATTgcaaaagagtgtgtgtgtgtgtgtgtgtgtgggcagagggcgGAGGGAGGATAGCACAAGAACCCATggaaggatggtttaggttgtaCATTATGAAACAGATCCCAACAGTGAGGGTGGCTATGCACTGGAATAACTTGCCTATgaagtttgtggaatctccaccattggagatttttaagagcaggtgagagaaacacctgtcaggcatggtctagataatactcagttgtgctgtgagtgcaggggagtAGAATAgatggcctctcaaggtcccttccagtcctatgattctatgaaagtacTAGAAGCCCTGCACTTGGAGGAGGGGGGATGCCAGCCAGAGCACTGGGCAGGGCGAGGGACACACACCTGTCAACACTTGATATTCAGCTCCACTGTACCCCCCACTACACACAATACAAACAGTGCCAACTgcacaccaaacacacacacacacacagcctgacacTGGGCTCAATCAGCTGGGAGGGCTGGAATATTTTCAACTTGCCTGAACAAAAAGAACCGAAGGGGATTCTGCTGCCCTGGCAGGGAGATAGGACTGGATTTCCCAACTGGTCTTTTCCATCCACAGCCTTTCGAAGGCCTGATTTAGGCCTAAAAAAATAGATCAACAGAGCTCTGTCGCACAGGGCGGGCAAACTTTTCACACCCTGTGCAAGGCACTTAG
This window encodes:
- the LOC102937254 gene encoding olfactory receptor 1038-like; protein product: MEEGNHSEVTEFILSGLTDRPELQIPMFVVFLLIYGITLVGNGGMILLISIDPRLHTPMYFFLRNLSFCDLCISLIISPPMLLNFSVKRKHISFTACTVQMHLSFFFGVVECLLLVVMAYDRYVAICNPLLYTVTMCRQLCKQLVAGVYTVGVVDLMIYMCCTFQLSFCSSNIINHFFCDILPLLALSCSDTHVNEIVLFAFMSCIAVSSFVTVLLSYVYIISTILQIRSAEGRHKAFSTCSFHLTSVVLYFGTLFFMYLRSTSSYSMDTDKVTSVFYTLVIPMLNPFIYSLRNTEVKDALRKAMNKLLTNS